The DNA window CGGTTGACTTCAAGACTGCGGAGAAAGCAGGAAGGATGGAAGTCATGCCGAAAGTCGTCTATACCGAGGAGTTCCGCCGCACCGCTGTGGAGCTGGTTGCTGGAGGGATGAGCCATAAGCAGGTCTGGGCGGATATGGGCTGCTCGATGTCCGCGCTGCAGTCCTAGATCCGAGCTGCGAAGCTCGAAGAGCATGGGATCGAGCCGGCTAAGGATGCTGAGGAATCCCGGGCGCAGGCGAAGATGCTGCGCCGGATCCGTGAGCTTGAGCAGGAGAACAAGGTCCTGCGTGAAGCTGCGGCGTATCTCTCCCAGGCGAATCTGAAGCTGGGTGGGACCTCCCCAAAATGATGTTCCCGCTGGTCCGGGACCTTGCCGCTGCCGGGGTGCCTGTGGCGGTGACCTGCCGGGTTCTGGGCTTTACCAAGCAGGCCTTCTATAAATGGGCAGCGGCGCCGATCTCTCAGCGGGATTGGGATGAGGCCCACCTGCTCAACGCCGCGGTAGATGTTCATGCTGATGACCCTGAGTTCGGACACCGGTTCATCGCCGATGAGCTCACCGCCGCCGGGTATCAGGCCTCTGAGCGGCGGGTGTGGCGGCTGTGTTCACAGCAGCAGCTCTTCTCAGCCACTCAGCGCAAGGGCAGGAAGAAGCGCAATAACCCGGGCGCGCCGGTCTGTGATGACCTCATCGGCAGGGACTTCACCGCCGTCGGGGCTCACCAGAAGTGGTTGGCGGATATCACCGAGCACCGCACCGGTGAGGGCAAGCTCTACCTGTGCGCGATCAAGGATGTCTTCAGTACCAGGATCGTGGGATATGCCATCGACTCCAGGATGAAGTCCCGTCTGGCAGTGACGGCTTTGCACGATCCTGTGGCTCGTCGCGGAGGCCCTTCAGCAGTGGCCGGGTGCATTGTTCGTTCGGACCGTGGGTCGCAAGCCGTATTCAACCGGTGGTCGCAACAGTTGACTGTTGAGCTGAGCGTAGCTGATCCTCGAAGGCTTCGGCAGGTGTCCTCCATCCGAGGATTCCGCGGGGCCGGTTATTCATCGTGGTGGCTATCGCAGCGATCTCCGCGGCACTCCACCGTGAGAGGTCGGTGCCTTTCGGGAAGTACTGACGCAGCAGCCCATTGAGGTGTTCGTTGCTGCCGCGCTGCCACGGGCTCTTCGCGTCGGCGAAGTACACCGGGGTCTTGGTGGCCTCAGTGAACAGAGCATGGGCTGGGAGTTCCTTGCCCCGGTCCCAGGTCAAGGATCGTCGAAGCCTCGGCGGCACCGGAGTCATAACGTTGATCAGGGCGTCCTTCATGGTCAGTGCCCCGTAGCCGGCCAGGGCGGGCCCGTTCTTCTTCGGCGGGATGAGCCCGTAGCCGACCTGTCGGGGTAGGTGTACGAGCATCGTGTAGCGGGTGGTGCGCTCAATCAGGGTGGCCACCGCTGAGCGTTTCAGCCCGATGATCAGGTCTCCTTCCCAATGGCCGGCGATCTTGCGGTCCTCGACCTCCTTGGGGCGTTTCTGCAGCACGGTCTCGGCAGTGACATGAGCCCAGCCTTCCTGCCGTGTGCGGGCCCGAGGCATCCGCTTGGTGCGACCTCGGCGCAGGTGCCAGGACTGCTTATGCCGATCCCCACGGTGGGGCTTGTTCTTCCCATCCCAGGCCGGGCCATCGGGGCCGACGATCTCACCAGCAGCGGTGAGAATCGCCCCGCTGAGCTTGTCTTGGACGTACTGGCGCAGCCGATCGTTCGTGGCTACCTTCGCGGTCTTCGGGCGGCGGGCGCGCCGCTCAGCATGCCACTGCGCAGTAGAGGCTTTGTACTGCAGCTGATAGGTCCTGGTCGAGGCGTTACGCCGTAGCTCTCGTGAAATCGTCGATGGGCTTCGCCCCAGCCGACGGGCGATCTCACGGACCCCAGTGTCTTGGGCTCGCCATAAAGCGATGTCCTCTCGCTCGGAGGAGGAGATATACCGCCCCGAAACAGTCGGAGCCAATCGCGGATTCACGCCACCAGCATGCTTGAACCAACGGTGAGCTACAGGCTCGGAGACACCGGCGGCTTCACCGGCCTCCCGCGTCTTAGCTCCTGCAGCAATGGATTGCTAGAACCGGACCCGGTCTTCTCTCCACGCCACTGTTGGACGCCCCGGAGACACAATCTGCCCCCGATACTCTCGGACCCTCTTCTGCTTTTCCCAGACTCCCATCGAACACCTCCATCAGGTAGGTATTGCGACGACCACTTGAATACGGCCAATTTCGTTCACGGAGATTCCAACGGGCCCTGAAGGGCTACGAGCTGGCCGGGTCCATGGGCCGAGTGGGAGCTCCTGGGCCACTCGCGCTCAGCTGCGGGCCCGGATCATCCATCGGATCGAAGCGATCTACTACCGCCGCCGCCGACAACGGAGGCTGGGTAAGCTGATCCCGATCGAATACGAGACCGTTTGCAAAGAAGCCGTCGCCCTGGCGGCATAAGCCCCACGGTCAACCAGACCTTCAGCGGACCCAAGTCACATCTGGAGGACTGCCTGGCTCTGGCCGGGGACTGCCATGCGATCTACACCAGCATCGATGACTCGCTGCGACGGATCGCGAACCAGGCCTTCTTCGACAAGCTCTACGTGACCGAGGCTGACACCGTGGACGGGGAGCCCGGGGTGCCGTTCAACCCCCAGGTCCAGGCGACCGCGTTGCGCCAGCAGACGGACGGAGACCTCACTAGGACTCAAACCGGTGATGTCGGCGGTTTGAACAACGACGATCTGGTGGGCGCTGAGGGACTCGAACCCCCGACCTATTCGGTGTAAACGAAGTGCTCTAGCCAACTGAGCTAAGCGCCCGGACTGTGCCGCATGAACGGCAACAGCCTAGAACTATAGCAGAGTTCTGTTTCCACAGACCCTGCGTGGAGTCACCCGTCGGTGAGAGCAGTCTGCTCGGCAGCGTACAGAGCCGCGCCCACGATGCCGGCGTTGTTCTGCAGCTGAGCGGTGACCACCTCGGCGCGCAGGCCCTCCACATAGGGGAGGAAGTCCTCGCTGCGCTTGGAGATGCCCCCGCCGATGATGAACATCGAGGGCGGGAAGATCCGCTCGAGGTGCTTCAGATACCGGCCCACAGTGCGCCCGTACTCATCCCAGGGCATATCGGCGCGCTCACGGGCCGAGGCCGAGGCGACCTTCTCTGCGATCTCGCCTTCGAACTCCAGGTGGCCGAACTCGGCATTGGGCACCAGGACGCCGTCGTGGACCATGGCGGCACCGATCCCGGTGCCCAGGGTGATGGTCATGACTGTGCCGGTGCGCCCGACGCCGGCGCCGTAGCGCGCCTCTGCCAGGCCGGCGCCGTCGGCGTCGTTCATGGTGTAGATCTGGCCGGGAAGCTCGGCCAGCAGCTGGCCGGCGTCGCACTCCAGCCAGGAGTCATCGACGTTCGCCGCGGAGAGCACCACATTGTCGATGACGATGCCGGGCACCAGCACACCCACCGCCAGATCATCGGGCGACGGCGCGCCCTTGCGGTGCAGCAGCTCGTGCAGGATCGTGTCGATCACCTCAGCCACCGCCTCAGGAGTGGCAGGCTTGGGGGTCGGGATGCGGTAGCGGTCGCCCACCAGCTCACCGGTGGGGAGATCCACGATGCCGCCCTTGATGCCGGTTCCGCCGACGTCGATGCCGATGGCGCGTCGCGGGAGGTTCTTCACGCCTGCGCTGGCCGGGCCGATGGCCTTGGCTGCGAGAGCGTCGCCCTCCGGCAGGTTGTCAGGGGAGCGGTCGGTAGTTGCCATGGACGTCAGTTCTCCTCAGAGGGTAGGGTCAGGATCTCGGCGCCATCCTCGGTGACCACGAGGGTGTGCTCGAACTGGGCGGTGCGCTTCCGGTCGCGGGTGACAGCGGTCCAGCCGTCCTCCCACATGTCCCAGTGGCGCGTTCCCAGCGTGATCATCGGCTCGATGGTGAAGACCATGCCGGGCTCCATCGGCTGGGAGTGGTCAGGTGCGGCGTCGAAGTGGGGGATGACCAGGCCGGTGTGGAAGGCCGGTCCCACGCCGTGCCCGATGAACTCGTGCACCGTGCCGTAGCCGAAGCGGCGGGCGTAGACCTCGATGGTCCGCCCGATCACGTTGATGGGCCGGCCCGGCTTCACCGCACGGATGCCGCGCATCATCGCTTCCTTCGCCCGCTCCACCAGCAGGCGGGACTCCTCATCCACATCGCCCACCAGGAAGGTGACGTTGTGATCGCCGTGGACCCCGTCCAGGAAGGCGGTGATGTCCAGGTTCACGATGTCGCCGTCGTTCAGGACTGTGGAATCCGGGATCCCATGGCAGACCACCTCGTTCACCGAGGTGCAGATCGACTTGGGGAAGCCGCGGTAGGACAGGCAGGAGGGGTAGGCGCCACGCTCGGTCAGATACTGATGCGCGAAGGCATCGAGCTCATCGGTGGTCACACCCGGTCGGATCAGCCGACCGGTGGCCACCATCGCATCGGCGGCGAGCTGGCCGGCGCGGCGGATGTTCTCCACCGTCTCGGCGTCGAAGCTATCCGGCCCGGTGTACTCCGGCGGAGCATCGAGACCGACATAGTTCGGCCTCGGAATATGGTCTGGGACGCTGCGCTGCGGGGAGACGATGCCCTTGGTAAGGGTGCCGACCGGCGCGGAGGAGGATGCAGAAGACTGCGCTGAGGTCATGAGTGTCATCCTAACGCTGTGCGGCCGGCGGCGCTGTCGGCTCGCCCGCCGGCGGACGTAGGCTGGGAGCTATGGGCAACGACTATTGGTACAACATCCAGACCGGCCAGGTGGAGCAGGGCGCGCAGTCCGGCTGGAAGCACTTGCTGGGGCCCTACAGCTCCTATGCCGAGGCGACCCAGGCCATGGAGCGTGTGAAGGCCAACAACGAGGCCTGGGAGGACGAAGAAGCCTCCGAACACTGGCAGGACGACGGCGGCCAGTCCAGCTGAGCAGCCGAATTGAACCCCGACGGCACCCCCAGCCCCCTGTTTCAGCCCGCCCTGTCCGCGCGGCGGTTCAGAAGGAATGCTCCTCGCCGGGGAACCGGCCCTCGAGCACCTCGCTGCGGTAGGTGCTGACCGCCTCGGTCATCACGCTGCGCAGATCTGCATATTTCTTCACAAAGCGCGGGCTCCTGCCCTCGCCCAGGCCGAGCATGTCCTGCCAGACCAGCACCTGTCCGGTGGCGGCCGCTCCGGCACCGATCCCGATGGTCGGAACCTCCAGTGCGGCGTCGAGCTGCTCCATCACCTCGGCGGGCACCATCTCGGCGAGCACGGCAAAGGATCCGGCCTGCTCCATGGCCCGGGCATCGGTCAGCACCGCCTCCGCCGCGTCTCCGCGGCCCTGGACCCGGTAGCCGCCCAGAGCATGTTCGGACTGCGGGGTGAAGCCCACATGGCCGATGACTGGGATCCCTGCGGAGACCATGGCGCGGATATGAGGCGCCAGTTCGGCGTCGCCCTCCACCTTGACCGCGTGGACACCGGCCTCCTTCATGAAGCGCACCGCCGTCTCCACCGCCTGCTGCGGGGAGGCCTCATAGGTGCCGAAGGGGAGGTCTGCGACCACCAGTGCGCGGCGCGCGCCGGCCACCACAGATCTCGCGAAGACCAGCAGCTCATCAGTGGTGATCGGAAGCGTGCTCTCCCGGCCCATCATCACGTTGGCGGCGGAGTCGCCCACCAGCAGAACCTCGACGCCGGCCTGGTCGAAGATGCCTGCGGTCATGGCGTCATAGGCGGTCAGCATGGCGAAGCGCCGCCCCTGCTCCTTGAACTGCTTCAGATGAAGGGTGCGGATGCGGGCCGGCGTCGACTTCTGCGCATCGGACATGCCCATAGAGTACAGCGTGGCCCGATTTGGGTAGAGTGGGTCGCGGATTGGACTTACCCCGTGTCAGGAGGCTGCACGCATGGATCGACAGCAGGAATTCGTACTGCGCACCATCGAGGAGCGCGATGTCCGGTTCGTGCGGCTTTGGTTCACTGACGTCGTCGGGTCGCTGAAGTCCGTGGCGCTCTCCCCGGCCGAGGTCGAGGGCGCCTTCGGCGAGGGCCTGGGCTTCGACGGGTCCTCCATCGAGGGCCTGTCCCGAGTCTTCGAATCGGACATGCTCCTGAAGCCTGACCCCTCCAGCTTCCAGATCCTGCCCTGGCGCGGCGAGGAGGAACCCACCTCCCGCATGTTCTGCGATGTCCTGACCCCGGACCAGGAACCGGCCGCCGGGGATCCGCGCTGGGTCCTGCGCCGTCAGCTCGAGGCCGCCGGTGAGATGGGCTTCACCTGCTACACCCACCCGGAGATCGAGTTCTACCTGTTCGAATCTGAGGAGCTCGACGCGGACGGGCTGCCCCGACCCGCCGATCGCGCCGGCTATTTCGACCACATCACCGGCTCCGTCGCTCAGGACCTGCGCCGTCAGACGGTCAGCATGCTCGAGGCAGTGGGCATCTCGGTGGAGTTCACCCACAACGAGGTCGGGCCGGGTCAGAACGAGATCGACCTGCGCTACGCTGATGCGCTGACGACTGCGGACAACATCATGACCTTCCGCACCATCGTCAAGGAGGTGGCGCTGCAGCACAATAAGTTCGCCTCCTTCATGCCCAAGCCCTTCTCAGAGCACCCGGGCTCGGCGATGCACACCCACTTCAGCCTCTTCGAAGGCGACACCAACGCGCTGTACTCGCCCAACGCCGAGTACAACCTCTCCACCACAGCACGTCAGTTCATCTCCGGCGTGCTGACCCACGCCCCCGAGTTCACCGCGGTCACCAACCAGTTCGTGAACTCCTATAAGCGCCTGTGGGGCGGGGGAGAGGCCCCCTCCCACGTCTCCTGGGGCCACAACAACCGCTCCGCCCTGATCCGCGTGCCGCTGTACAAACCCACCAAGGGCGGCTCGGCGCGCATCGAGTTCCGCGGCATCGACTCTGCGGCCAACCCCTACCTGGCCTACGCCATGGTCCTGGGCGCCGGCCTGAAGGGCATCCGCGACGAGTACGACCTGGGCGACGCCATCACCGAGGACGTCTGGTCGCTGACCACCGCCGAACGCAAGGCCCTGGGCATCAAGCCGCTGCCCGGCACCCTGCATGACGCGATCCGCCAGATGGAGGACTCCGAGCTGGTGGCCGAGGTCCTCGGCGAGCAGGTCTTCAGCAACTTCCTGCGCAATAAGCAGCAGGAATGGGACGAGTACCGCGTGAACGTCTCGCCCTGGGAGATCAACCGCTACCTGGGGACCATCTGAGCCGAATCCACCGCTGCTGCCCCGTATGACCGGATACTCGCGACGCGACCTGATCGCCACCGGCTTCCAGGACCTCGAGCGCGCCTCGGGGTTCCTGGCCGATGAGCAGCTGGCCGACTTCGCCCCGGCACCTCTGCTGGCTGCGCTGCGGTACGCCCCGGACGCCGACCAGGCAGTCCTGCTGCTGATCCGGCTGCTCGAACGTGCTCCACAGATCAAGGAGCTCTTCACCGAAGCGGCGGGGGAGTACCCCCGTGCCATTGCGCTGATGCGTCTGTTGGGATCCTCCC is part of the Nesterenkonia lacusekhoensis genome and encodes:
- the ppgK gene encoding polyphosphate--glucose phosphotransferase, producing the protein MATTDRSPDNLPEGDALAAKAIGPASAGVKNLPRRAIGIDVGGTGIKGGIVDLPTGELVGDRYRIPTPKPATPEAVAEVIDTILHELLHRKGAPSPDDLAVGVLVPGIVIDNVVLSAANVDDSWLECDAGQLLAELPGQIYTMNDADGAGLAEARYGAGVGRTGTVMTITLGTGIGAAMVHDGVLVPNAEFGHLEFEGEIAEKVASASARERADMPWDEYGRTVGRYLKHLERIFPPSMFIIGGGISKRSEDFLPYVEGLRAEVVTAQLQNNAGIVGAALYAAEQTALTDG
- the map gene encoding type I methionyl aminopeptidase, with the translated sequence MTSAQSSASSSAPVGTLTKGIVSPQRSVPDHIPRPNYVGLDAPPEYTGPDSFDAETVENIRRAGQLAADAMVATGRLIRPGVTTDELDAFAHQYLTERGAYPSCLSYRGFPKSICTSVNEVVCHGIPDSTVLNDGDIVNLDITAFLDGVHGDHNVTFLVGDVDEESRLLVERAKEAMMRGIRAVKPGRPINVIGRTIEVYARRFGYGTVHEFIGHGVGPAFHTGLVIPHFDAAPDHSQPMEPGMVFTIEPMITLGTRHWDMWEDGWTAVTRDRKRTAQFEHTLVVTEDGAEILTLPSEEN
- a CDS encoding SPOR domain-containing protein, with product MGNDYWYNIQTGQVEQGAQSGWKHLLGPYSSYAEATQAMERVKANNEAWEDEEASEHWQDDGGQSS
- the panB gene encoding 3-methyl-2-oxobutanoate hydroxymethyltransferase; translation: MSDAQKSTPARIRTLHLKQFKEQGRRFAMLTAYDAMTAGIFDQAGVEVLLVGDSAANVMMGRESTLPITTDELLVFARSVVAGARRALVVADLPFGTYEASPQQAVETAVRFMKEAGVHAVKVEGDAELAPHIRAMVSAGIPVIGHVGFTPQSEHALGGYRVQGRGDAAEAVLTDARAMEQAGSFAVLAEMVPAEVMEQLDAALEVPTIGIGAGAAATGQVLVWQDMLGLGEGRSPRFVKKYADLRSVMTEAVSTYRSEVLEGRFPGEEHSF
- the glnA gene encoding type I glutamate--ammonia ligase encodes the protein MDRQQEFVLRTIEERDVRFVRLWFTDVVGSLKSVALSPAEVEGAFGEGLGFDGSSIEGLSRVFESDMLLKPDPSSFQILPWRGEEEPTSRMFCDVLTPDQEPAAGDPRWVLRRQLEAAGEMGFTCYTHPEIEFYLFESEELDADGLPRPADRAGYFDHITGSVAQDLRRQTVSMLEAVGISVEFTHNEVGPGQNEIDLRYADALTTADNIMTFRTIVKEVALQHNKFASFMPKPFSEHPGSAMHTHFSLFEGDTNALYSPNAEYNLSTTARQFISGVLTHAPEFTAVTNQFVNSYKRLWGGGEAPSHVSWGHNNRSALIRVPLYKPTKGGSARIEFRGIDSAANPYLAYAMVLGAGLKGIRDEYDLGDAITEDVWSLTTAERKALGIKPLPGTLHDAIRQMEDSELVAEVLGEQVFSNFLRNKQQEWDEYRVNVSPWEINRYLGTI